GACCTATAGGACCTATGGGAGACCACCATGGAGGACTGCCGGCGTTTCACCCAGTTGGGTGCGCCCCGCCCATGGCAACTCTCACGGGTGACGCCGGCAGGCAATCCCCATCTCAACGTCGAACAACGAGGCGAATGACATGCTGAAGATCCTGTGCACCGCCGTAGCTCTGACCGGCATGTTGGCAGCATTCGGGCTTGAGTCCGCCCAGGCGGCCAGCGTTTACGTCATGTCTTCCGGCAATGCCACGGCGGATGCCGCCGTGGGCTCGGCCCTCACCGGGGCCGGGCATACGGTCACCGCCGGCCTGCCCTGGCACCAGCAGAACGGCGGCCAAGGCCTGGCCAGCCACGATGCTGTGGTGCTGCTCAACAACTACAACTGGTCGTCTTCGCCCATGCCGGCGGCCGGGCAGGCGGAGATTCTGGATTACGTCCAGAACGGCGGCGGCCTGGTGACCTCGGAGTGGTTTGTCTGGAACCTCGGCTCCAGCGACCGCTTCCCGGGCCTGGCTCCCCTGTCGCCGGTGCAGCCCACCGGCAGCTACAACTCGGCTGCCAGCACCACCTACACCCAGGTCACGGCGAATCCGATCCTGAACGAGGGCCTGCCGGCAGCCATGACCTTCGCCCTGGGCAACATCTCCGGCACCGAGACCGTGTTCAACCCTTGGCCCGGGGCGACCGTCTTCTATTCCTCCAGCAACGGCGGCGGGGTGCCGGGGTCCGGCGGCGTCGTCGGCTGGGACGCCGGCAGCGGCCGGGTGATCTCGTTTTCCACCCTCATCGGCCTGACCGAGCTGTCGCAGCCTGATTATGCCCATCTGTTTGTCAACGCCGTGGAGTGGAGCGCTGCCGTGCCGCTGCCGGGCGCCCTCTGGCTGCTGGGCTCGGGCCTGGCTGGTCTGGCCGTCTGGCGCCGCCGCGCCGCCTGAGCCTCCTCCTTCTCCTTTCGCAGCCCGTGGCATCCCCGGATGCCACGGGCTGGCCTTTTTCGGGCAGCAGGGCAGCCCTGATGGCTGTCCAGGATCCGAGACGCTGTCTTCAAGGGTGGACATCATCATTGGACGGTGGCCCTGGCTGCAGCCCGCCCTCCCGGCCCCCTCCCGCTGCAACCTCCTGGAATCGCCCGCATTTCGATCCTCCTCCCCTCCCGGCACGCTTTTTGATTCAAGATCCGGCGCGGGAGCGCTCACCCGCCGCTGGCAGCCTGTCGCTGGCAGCGTGCAGGCGGATCCGTGCCGCAGGGAACGGTGCCGGTGCCGGCGCCGTCCCCGGAAGGGCGCGCCGGGTGGCGGCCTGGCCATGGCGGCCACCGGTGTCATCCGTCCCATCCATCCCATGTCTCCCATGCTTCCCATGGGATCACCCGCGAGGAGGACAGCCATGCAGTGGCTCCGTGACCTTTCCATCGGCAAGAAGCTCTACCTGGGGTTCTCGGTCGTGGTGCTCATCCTGGGTGGGGTAGCGGCGTATCAGCTGGCCAGGCAGCACGGACTGGGCCAGGTGCAGGACGAGGGTGCCCGGCGGGCGAAAGACGCCCAGGAGCTGCTGGAGATCCAGGTGCGGGCCGCGGATGTCTACTCGGAGGTGGCCGATGCCATCATCAACCGGGATCTGACCTCGTCCCGCCGCAGCCTGGAGGCGGTCCAGGCCCAGGCCCAGGAGGATATCCGCACGGTACGCCAGCTGGTCGACACCGATGAGGAGCGCCGGCAGGCGGAGATCTTTGCCGCCCGGTATGGCACCTATCTGGCGCTCTATCGGGACCGGCTGCTGCCTCTTCTGGAGCAGCCGGAGGTCGATGGAGCGGCCGTTTCCCGGCTGGATGGCGAGATCGACGGCGTGCGGGAGGAGACGCTGGCGGCCATCGGCGCCATCGTTCAGTCCCTGCGGCTGGAAAGCGAGGCCGGCGATGCCACCTTCGACGCCATCTCCGCGGCCACCACCCGGGTCTCCAGTGGGCTGGTGGCCCTGGGCGCTCTGGTGGCCGCCGGGCTCGCCATGCTGGTGGCGCGGTTGATCACCCGGCCGGTGGCCGAGATGGTGGCGGCGGCCGATCGGCTGGCCCAGGGCGACGTGGCGGTGGATCTCCATGCCGCCGGCCGGGACGAGATCGGCCAACTGGCCATCGCCTTCGGCCGAATGGTGGCCAACATCAAGGCCCAGGCGGCCACCGCCCAGGCCATCGCCCAAGGTGACCTGGCGGTGGAGGTCAGGCTGGCCTCGGAGGCGGACGTCCTGGGCAGGAGCATGCTCGGGATGGTGACCGCTCTGCAGGGCCTGGTGGGGGAGGTGGCCCTGCTGACCAGGGCAGCGGTGGAGGGCCGGCTGGCGACCCGGGGCGATGCCAGCCGTTTCCAGGGGGGGTATCGGGAGATCGTCGCCGGGGTCAACGCCACCCTGGACGCGGTGATCGGCCCCCTGACCGTTGCCGCCGGCTACGTGGAGCGGATCGCCAAGGGCGACATCCCACCCGCGATCACCGACAGCTACCAGGGCGACTTCAACGCCATCAGGAACAACCTCAACGTGCTCATCACGGCCATGGACCAGGTGGCCCAGGTGGCGCAGGAGATCGCCGCCGGCAATCTCCTGGTGCAGGTACGGGAGCGCTCCGAACAGGACACCCTCATGCACGCCCTGGCGGACATGGTGCGGAAGCTGTCGGCGGTGGTGCAGGAGGTCAAGGCGGCTGCCGACAGCGTCGCTTCCGGCAGCGAGCAGCTGAGCTCCTCGGCCACGGAGCTGAGCCAGGGCGCCACTGAGCAGTCGGCCTCGGTGGAGGAGGTGAGCGCCTCCATGGAAGAGATGGCGGCCAGCATCCGGCAGAACGCCGACAACGCGGTCCAGACCGAGCGGATCGCCATCAAGGCCTCCGGGGATGCCAAGGAGGGCGGGCAGGCGGTGGCCCGTACCGTCGAGGCCATGAAGCAGATCGCCAGCAAGATCTCCATCATCGAGGAGATCTCCCGGCAGACCAACCTCCTGGCCTTGAACGCTGCCATCGAGGCGGCCCGGGCCGGCGAGCACGGCAAGGGCTTCGCGGTGGTGGCCGCCGAGGTCAGGAAGCTCGCCGAGCGCAGCCAGAAGGCAGCCGGCGAGATCACCGAGCTGGCCAGCACCAGCGTCGCCGTGGCGGAGAAGGCCGGCGACCTTCTGGCCAAGATCCTGCCAGACGTCCAGAAGACCGCCGATCTGGTGCAGGAGATCGCCGCCTCCTGCCGGGAGCAGGACAGCGGTACCCAGCAGATCAACCGGGCGGTCCAGCAGCTGGATCAGGTTGTGCAGCAGAACGCCTCTGCCTCGGAGGAGATGTCCAGCACCTCCGAGGAGCTGGCCAGCCAGGCAACGCAGATGCAGGCCAGCATCGCCTTCTTCAAGGTCGACGACCGGGGTGCCGGCCGTGTGGCCCTGTCCGGCGGCAGTGTCCGGCGGGCCGGCCAGGCCGGCCCCAAAGCGCGGGGCGCCGCCCCGCGCCTGCCATCAGGCAAGGCCGCCAGCGGTCAAGGTCAGGGGGCCAGCGTCGTGCTGGACAGCCGCGGGGCAGGGGATGTGGAGTTCGAGGCCTACTGACGGACCGCGGCCGGCTCAGAGGCCGGCGGTCTCATCCGCCTTGA
This window of the Thermodesulfobacteriota bacterium genome carries:
- a CDS encoding methyl-accepting chemotaxis protein, which gives rise to MQWLRDLSIGKKLYLGFSVVVLILGGVAAYQLARQHGLGQVQDEGARRAKDAQELLEIQVRAADVYSEVADAIINRDLTSSRRSLEAVQAQAQEDIRTVRQLVDTDEERRQAEIFAARYGTYLALYRDRLLPLLEQPEVDGAAVSRLDGEIDGVREETLAAIGAIVQSLRLESEAGDATFDAISAATTRVSSGLVALGALVAAGLAMLVARLITRPVAEMVAAADRLAQGDVAVDLHAAGRDEIGQLAIAFGRMVANIKAQAATAQAIAQGDLAVEVRLASEADVLGRSMLGMVTALQGLVGEVALLTRAAVEGRLATRGDASRFQGGYREIVAGVNATLDAVIGPLTVAAGYVERIAKGDIPPAITDSYQGDFNAIRNNLNVLITAMDQVAQVAQEIAAGNLLVQVRERSEQDTLMHALADMVRKLSAVVQEVKAAADSVASGSEQLSSSATELSQGATEQSASVEEVSASMEEMAASIRQNADNAVQTERIAIKASGDAKEGGQAVARTVEAMKQIASKISIIEEISRQTNLLALNAAIEAARAGEHGKGFAVVAAEVRKLAERSQKAAGEITELASTSVAVAEKAGDLLAKILPDVQKTADLVQEIAASCREQDSGTQQINRAVQQLDQVVQQNASASEEMSSTSEELASQATQMQASIAFFKVDDRGAGRVALSGGSVRRAGQAGPKARGAAPRLPSGKAASGQGQGASVVLDSRGAGDVEFEAY
- a CDS encoding VPLPA-CTERM sorting domain-containing protein, translating into MLKILCTAVALTGMLAAFGLESAQAASVYVMSSGNATADAAVGSALTGAGHTVTAGLPWHQQNGGQGLASHDAVVLLNNYNWSSSPMPAAGQAEILDYVQNGGGLVTSEWFVWNLGSSDRFPGLAPLSPVQPTGSYNSAASTTYTQVTANPILNEGLPAAMTFALGNISGTETVFNPWPGATVFYSSSNGGGVPGSGGVVGWDAGSGRVISFSTLIGLTELSQPDYAHLFVNAVEWSAAVPLPGALWLLGSGLAGLAVWRRRAA